In Brassica napus cultivar Da-Ae unplaced genomic scaffold, Da-Ae ScsIHWf_77;HRSCAF=142, whole genome shotgun sequence, one DNA window encodes the following:
- the LOC125605581 gene encoding cytochrome P450 81D11-like, translating into MDLFQILILSSLFLLISTRFLLTRSNRKLKLPPSPAISLPVLGHLHLFKTPLHRWFLTLSKSIGNAPIFHLRLGNRLVYVVTSRSIAEECFTENDVVLANRPKFIVSKHVGYDATHLLSAPYGDHWRNLRRIAAVELLSTQRLNSFLYIRKDEIRRLISRLSRDSFHGFVEVEMKSLLGNLASNNIIRMLAGKRYYGEENDEAKFVRQLVAEVVISSGAGNPADYLSVVRWFTNYEKRIKDLGNRFDTFLQRIVDEKRADKEKGQTMIDRLLSLQETQPDYYTDDIIKGLILSLTIGGTDTTAVTLEWAMSNLLNYPEVLRKARNEIDDKIGFDRLVDEPDIVNLPYLQNIVSETLRLYPAVPLLLPHLSSNDCKVAGYDVSRGTMVLTNVWAMQRNPTLWEDAEMFKPERFDKAGEADKLLPFGMGRRACPGAGLAQRLVSLVLGTLVQCFEWERVGDELVDMTEDKGATLPKLVPLRTMCKARPIVAKLI; encoded by the exons atggaCCTCTTCCAAATTTTaattctctcttctctctttctccttaTCTCCACCAGATTCTTGCTCACAAGATCCAACCGAAAACTAAAACTTCCACCGTCTCCGGCAATATCCTTACCGGTGCTTGGCCACCTCCACCTCTTCAAGACCCCACTCCACCGATGGTTCCTTACTCTCTCCAAATCCATAGGAAATGCTCCGATCTTCCACCTACGCCTCGGAAACCGTCTTGTTTATGTCGTCACCTCACGTTCCATAGCCGAAGAATGTTTCACCGAGAACGACGTTGTTCTCGCGAACCGTCCCAAGTTCATCGTCAGCAAACACGTCGGCTACGACGCCACTCATTTACTCTCGGCACCTTACGGTGATCACTGGAGGAATCTCCGCCGCATCGCCGCCGTAGAGCTACTCTCGACTCAGAGACTTAATTCGTTTTTGTATATCCGTAAGGACGAGATCCGACGGCTCATCTCACGTCTTTCTCGAGACTCCTTCCAC GGATTTGTGGAGGTGGAGATGAAATCATTATTAGGAAATTTGGCATCCAACAACATCATCAGAATGCTGGCCGGGAAGCGATACTACGGTGAAGAAAACGACGAAGCTAAGTTTGTGAGGCAACTTGTGGCCGAGGTGGTGATCAGCTCCGGTGCAGGGAACCCAGCTGATTATCTTTCGGTTGTACGTTGGTTCACCAATTATGAAAAGCGAATCAAGGATTTGGGGAATAGGTTTGATACGTTTTTACAAAGAATTGTCGACGAGAAACGTGCAGATAAAGAAAAAGGTCAAACTATGATCGATCGCTTGCTTTCTCTCCAAGAAACCCAACCTGATTACTATACGGATGACATCATCAAAGGACTCATACTC AGTCTAACAATTGGAGGGACAGATACCACAGCGGTGACACTAGAATGGGCTATGTCAAATCTGTTGAACTATCCAGAAGTACTTAGAAAGGCCAGAAATGAAATTGATGACAAAATCGGTTTTGACCGGTTAGTAGACGAGCCGGACATTGTGAACCTtccttatctccaaaacattgTGTCGGAAACATTACGTTTGTATCCTGCGGTTCCGCTACTACTACCTCATTTGTCGTCGAATGATTGTAAAGTGGCGGGATATGATGTCTCACGTGGTACGATGGTGTTGACTAACGTGTGGGCTATGCAAAGAAATCCAACTTTATGGGAAGATGCGGAGATGTTCAAGCCAGAAAGATTTGACAAAGCAGGAGAGGCAGATAAGCTATTGCCATTTGGGATGGGACGAAGAGCTTGTCCTGGAGCTGGACTTGCTCAACGGTTAGTGAGTCTGGTTCTTGGAACTTTGGTTCAGTGCTTCGAGTGGGAAAGGGTCGGTGATGAACTTGTGGACATGACCGAAGACAAAGGAGCCACATTGCCTAAACTAGTGCCGTTGAGAACCATGTGCAAAGCACGTCCCATTGTTGCTAAACTGATATAA